The window ATAGtagtttatgtattatttaactGTTCAGTACATTTACACTTCAACTGATTTAACAACTCGctttgttttactattttacgGAAAATACGCTTGAGAACCTCGGGAATCAATTTCCACACCATTTTGCCAGTTGTGGGTAGAACTTCAAAAGAGattgattgaaataaaatctaaataaatataccgcagaagtatttttcttcagcagtaaaagaaaattttcaatcaattagGCTCACTTggttttttgaaattgagcTTATAAATACTACTCCCACCCTTGAGGTTCTTTGCTTTGTCAACTACTTTCTGAACACGTCtcccaaattttgaaaactagaaaaaataaaattttaatttctaggaagtttttatttttagaatttggttGAGAAttcaaatgatattttaaagaagcgggagaaaaaaacacaatttttcaaaaaaataaaaataaaaatcaattactAGGcttttgaacatttcaaaggAGTATTGGAGTTGCCAGACTGCAATGATTAGGTTTCTAAAATGATACGAAGCTTAACTGAAAAACCTACAAGGCATATCGCTCTTTCACTTGGACCGTTCTATAACATATAGGGTATCTGTATATTATGTAATTGTTTAGTTGGAATTCGTGTTTTCATTACGCTGGTTGATAGCTGATTTCAATGGTCGGTTCAAAGTTACGCGTTGATGCTAGAAAAGATCATTTGAATAGCAAGCGCACAGTCACCCACACATGTTTTCAATGACTTTTCTGAAAATTAGAACATCTAGCTTGAGGAAAATAGGAGGACCTCTAGGAGGTGGAGATATCTTAATAGGAACTTTGGTTTACAGCACAACACCACCCTTTAGGTGTCTGTGGCCAAAGAGTtctatatttatctttgtttctTAGTCTTCGAACGATGAATTGAAGCCCTTTCATTTAGCAGTGttttgtctttccttttgcCTTGCCTTGGCTTTCCGTGGTTTGgggccttttttttttctttcttttttgagtaTTGCCCGGTTGTGTATCACCTTTCATTTAATACCATTTCACACCACTGAACTGAACGTGAAGCACAAAATTTGGATACCTTAGTAGCCATACGAAAAGGAAATTGTTGGGGTTCCTTCTCAATTTGCCTCGTGGGGAAAGGCGCGCTTTTTGTGGTTAGCTGTTGTTTGCAACTTGTGGGTTTTGTGGGGTGAAAGGCGcgcatttttcattttcatgtttctttgtggGCTTTAGAAAGGGAAATTGTTACTTTTCATTTGTATTTCCATTGAATGTTTCATGTGCTTTGTAGGCTGAGGAGAGGCACACGGAGATTCTCGGCCACCTTCTTTACACTGCCAAGCTCATTGCCAAACAAGAAGGACTGGACGATGGCTTTAGAGTCGTAATTAACGACGGACCAAGTGGATGTGAGCACTCTAATCCCCATCTTTTTTACCCTCAGTAACAAATatcttctattatttatttaaatgatcaatCCATTTGATTCCTACTATTTTCTTGCAGGTCAATCGGTTTATCATCTTCATGTTCACCTTTTGGGGGGACGACAAATGAATTGGCCCCCAGGTTAAGATATAGAGACTTTTATTAACGTTGAAATATAGAGCTAATAAACCTATATTATCATTTACCTATTCAAACACTTTTTTATGAACTCCTGCACGTGGCTTGTGGTGTCTAACATCCTATTGAATATGGTAATTGGTGTAAGTTTGGTGACTAtcgttttatttttcttgaatatCTAATTGAAAATGGATGGCTATCTTTCCTCATAAAGGGTAATGCATGTATGTGGGTTTATATGTTAGAATGGTGTTTAGTTAAAAGGGAaggaaataaaacaaagattgGGCctcattttgtaattttatattttatttgttttacgtgattatattttatccatttcttgaggaaaaaaaaaacacaactttgtttttaaaattggttaaGGAGAATCAATTTTTTACAACTATTTTACCTATTTATCAAAATCTTAAGCTTTACtattatcatttgtttttttttacgtaAATGGTTCTTATTAAGtagattcttttttatatattgataattatatatattatataaagaatcCAGCCCTCACCTACTcaatgaaactttttttttaaaaaatacttattgcacataaaagaaaatgatttattatttaattaatataaaaaataaaataaatattaactatttCTCGTCATTTTATCTTCATATTTATTActtaaacttatatttataaacaatttatCTAATATACAAAAGGtaaaaggttttctttttcggccaacaaaaattcaaattaatttataaagtgACTTGTTTAAAAAgtacaataatattaaagaaaaagagaaataaaagtattataaaaattaaaaggtaaAGAAGTGttcatttaagttttataatatgttttaatACTGttcgtttttttaatttatcattacATACTACTTAATCATTTTagcaaaaacatatatttacaAGATTCGCATTCTGTTAAAAATTTCTAGTAATTCTAAAAAGTGATAAAATGGATaatattgttttcattttatattccAACTCTAAGAGATCAAAATggtcaatttaaaaaactgCATAAACTAAATAAACGAAAGTTAAAAGTATACGAGcgaataaaagattttaaaagtacacaaacaaatgaaccaaaatgGAAAGTAAACATACTAAagtagtatatataatataaacctACTGCTAATGAATTCAATACTAAATCGAATATGAAGAGTACTATAGGTAAAAAGAACACTAAAAAAATCTGGAAAGAAAGCTTACACGTCTAAGATTGAGATATTTCAAAGGGATATTGTGAATATGTTAAAGAAGATCACTAGATTTCATAAAGGGAACAAGAATGACAACAACCAAATCACAACTTATGAGAGAGAGTTAAGACATTCATGAGGTTCATGTTACTCAAAACCTAAATTGATCACAATGGATCCTATGCCATAGCATTAACTAAAGTTTGCTACCCCTATTCAATTTCCCCTCAACAGTCCACCGTCTTCTATTCCCTTTAAAAAGACTCACAAATTTGATATCCTTTCACCAcacacaaaaattaaacagCCCTTCAAATGGCAAATTACAAGCTTAATTTGATGTTGGTTATGGCAATGGCTATGGCTGCATTTGCGTTCCATGTTACTGCAAGAACTGTCCCAAATGATCAGGCTGCAAAAGGGCTCAATGACCAAAAGAACTTCCTCAACTATGGTGGTGTTGGTGGTTTCTCTGGCATTGGTGACAGTGGACTCCCCTTCGGAGGCGGTATCGGCGGGGGAGGGCTCGGAGGAGGTGGTGGCTTAGGCGGGCTTGGTGGTGGCATTGGTGGGTTCGGTGGGGTTGGCATTGGTGGCATTGGTGGCGGAGTTGGTGGTGGAGTGATAGGGGGAATTGGAGGGattggtggtggtggtggactCGTTAAACTTCCTTAAACTATTAATCTAAGAGTGGAGGATTCGTTTACAAAGTTTGGTGTGTTTCTTATGTGTGTTTTATTGTAATGTTTTAATTTGGAGTTTCTTTAGGgtttatataagaaaaagataagTAATTTGTGTGTTTGGTTTGCAATGTTAGTTTGATCACTACATCTTGTTGATGTAAGTTTGATGACAATTGctcttgtttcttttaaatgtcTAATTGAAAATGGTGGATGGCTACCTTTACTCATAAAGGGAAATGcatatgtgtgtgtgggttTATGTTAGAATGATGTTGAgttaaaggaaagaaaagataaagatTGGGCCTCGTTTTGGCATCAAGAAAGTAGCACACGTACTACTAGCAACTAATCTTAAATGATGTTAAttgatcaaaatcaaaatgattttatgtatttaattttgtttataataacatcttatttcaaatatatgtgattttctcaacaataaaaaatatagattttattgatataagtTAAGGTTTTATCTTGACAAACTCAAGGACTATAATATCTTGAagattatttatcaatttgttgTAAATTATTTCAACACCACACATGATTAACATAGATTTTGAAGGTTCATCAATGCACCAAAATGAGCATGTATTTATTGAAGTTTCATTGATTGATTGATGGAGGTGGGCAATAGGGATTGGTGGATGTCAATTCTCATGACACAACCAATAGTTGGGTTTTGAGATCctaatgataattaatttctctaaaggttagaaaattgatttaaagaaACTTTCGTTTGTGTTCTTAGTTTGATGAATAGATTTTGATAGGATTAGATAATGTGGtgaatagtaaaatatatgttaGTATGGTCATTAAAAATGACACATTAGTGAATAGTTACTAAGTTCGTTAATGTTCCGTggttgtaaataaataaatagagtgAGATTATGATAAAAGAGTGAAGATTTTAGTAGAATTTATAGTGTCGGGATTTTAGGAGAGTAGTCCCTCTCCAAACGTTGCATAAATGAATCGATCAAATTGGATagactatttttctttttcatttgaaaacaataataactcTAAAACAAATACTTTCGTTCTACTAAATACATATGTATCTATCTAGCTATATATCAAAACattaattacataatttgtagagacaacaaaaataaaatacccaAAATATTCCCATTGTTCCCTATAAACAAGATATgctcatatatatatcacatgtTGCTCTCACTATAAAACCATGgtttcattaagaaaatgaaatgatataattGCAATGCCATATTATATATCTTTGTCCTTGGTGTCACATCCCTAtcctcaaaagaaaatatgaagagAAAGTGAAAGGCAATATCCAACTAGACTTTTTTGGTTGCTTATAGAACCAACCATGTTCTTTGCCCATAATAAATTTGGCATAACAACACTTCTTATAATTCATACACCTATTTGTGTTGGAAATACTTATTCTTGGTTCTATTAGCCTACTATctcaaatatatcattatgCTATATTGTCTCATTCTTTGATTTCGATTTCTTCCACTTCCGTCCATTGCTATATAACTCTCTCATGTTTAACCTtattttcactcttttttaACGTTCTTTCTAACTTTGtgtaaaaactattttaattaatacgatataatcaaccaaacaatttttaattgatttatttcgTGTATTTTCTAGACTtatgattttcctttttgcaTAGTAATATATAGTGATGAAAATTAAAGCTTCCAACTTTCTTTTAAACCATAGTTAAGTTAATTAACaattgtaaagaaaatgtgCTTCATATGAGTTTCTAACATATGTATCTTCATAATTAATGACACATAGCTTATAGGTATAAATAATGATTGGAATGGTGGGTCAACTCATAATctgtaaagaaaaagagaaaaagaaggaaaaacaaaataaaggtCTAAATGAATAGTAGTAATGAACATGAAAGCCAAAcctaatttgatatttgtaaTTAGTCACTTCTATGCATGCTGTTTTTTCCCTCACAGGTGGGTGTCGATTTTTGGACTAAATTATTACCGAATTGACtatgtttagtttaataaatattaaaacaaatcttGATTCAAGAAGTAAACGTACGTtagttttattctttaaatacTTTAGAAAAAGTTGAGTTTTTTACAAACCgacctctcttcttcttttgactGACCGCTGTAGATTTGATCAGTCTAACTTAGTTTTTTGCTTTTGTGTATCCTCCCTCGCTActtaagaatattaattaattacgtTAGATTTACTAATTACAatatttggaagaaaactaattattttagaaaaaatgcgTGTGCATTTAcgctatttatatatatatatatatatattttgaatacaaTAGGAGTAGTTCTTCCTTCTGATCATAAAATAGAGTAGAGATGGCAGCTTGTGGTCATGGAAATTTGTAGAAagattattattcattttctctctatcAATggaataattctaaaaaaagacATTATTGCTTTCTTGGTGGTACCTTcacatttgtttatttggatATAAAATATGGTTTTCTACTTACTTTTGAATCATAAGTTGTGGGGGACTTTTGTCATTAATGCAACAAATTGAAACCAAACcattgaattattttgaaaatgtgggACTAAagtattcttttaataattttaatgattaaatAGACATTAACTTCACACTTCACGAATCAAAAGTACATCTTATCCTAAATTATAATAAGTTATACAAAAATAACAGAATGTATTGTATAAAGTTCTAGATTTTATAACAGAATGTATTGTATAAAGTTCTAGATTTTTGGAATTGAGCTGTGCAACGCTCCAAATTCATAAGTTGCTTCTAAGAGCAGATACTATATTCCCACAGacatgttttatgttttcaattacatattttaatttatagaagAATTTCAATTAGGAAGACACCCGACATAGAACTATTGTTATGAGATAAACACATTTCTTAACCATACTTTCATATTCTTATCCTTAAGATCTCTCCCATCCAAATATAATCTCAACTTATCAATAATACACATTTCTTGAACTCGGGTATTACAAGATGGTTCGACAATTAGTTTCTAGCTAATTTGTCAAGAGTTTTGTTAATAACTTGAAATCGACTATAAGATCGAGTCATGAAATTGAGATTTCTAACtacataataaaaatcaatgaaaattgaaacaaggaataagaataagaaaattgaagatttaaaaaaagtgaagttCCAAATTCAAATCTGCACAAATCAactagaaaaatgaaagaagatgatAACCCATCTTatcaaaaacattttctttgtaACATTATAATtacacaataattaaaaatgagacAGTTTGGTGGTTTTGTATTGTCTTTAGAAGAAGCAACCACTGGCATCAAACACACAAAGTACATATTAGTTGGAATTTCTTGGAATTGGGTTATCAtcctttcaacttttaatatGCAATTCATTCTCAAAAGAGTTTGATCCaacaaaataatgacaaaagaaGTAGCAGAcattaatgtttttgttacCTCTCAAATCTCATTTTGGcttcattattaaatttaatatgtaGGCCATTCATTATATTGTATTAACCCACATCTAAAATTACCCTTAAATACTCTCATCATCATATACATAGTATCCAtatccataaatatttttcttagaaaaacatatattgaGATTAGTAAATATAGTTTCTAGGTTAATAAATTTTCGTTGAAGGTAACAATTTATAAGTCGTCAAACTTTGGTTTGTAATGATTTAGTTcgcaaaattttattatgtaattatttaatcCGTGTACTGTAACATCTTGAGTTTAGGATGAAGATATGAATGAACTGatatcacatttgaatatatgaGAGTGATTCTGAGGACATGAAATGAGAATATAAGGgtaatgttaagaaagacttaaaatataaaagtatgtGCACATTCCTTTTCAATGACTCGATTATAAGAACTTCAAAGTTAAGCGTACTTATATTGAGTTTCTAATTAGTTTACGAGTTTATTTAAGGaatattgaaatttcattaaactatattattaatttctagaataaagattaaattgttataaaattttaaatacacgGACTAAACTATACCTAACAAAGTTCATGACTAagttattacaaaatttataatgcaatgactaaattgttataagccaaagtttagaaatttaaattgtattattatgAAAGTTTAGAGAATAAAACCGACttttttaacctaatttttaaaacaaattaagatattaattattattcatattaaGTTAAAATCCTAGCTATCATGATTAATTATACTTACTTTGTCCTctaaaaaacaacacaaattttattttattcactaaaagtaattaattctAAGCATCTTTTTacatcttatttatttatttattataaattatagatgttgaatgaaaattttgggttTGACATgctttttcatattattgtttatataatttggttttaaagatttgaaaaagttGGTAGAACACACAAGTCTATATGTgctttattatatatctaaaagaacaaaaccacatatttcttctccacaagtggaaaaaaaataagagaatacCTTATTTAATAGGGCTTCATATAATAATGTGTCCTCTTcacacttaattaattaaaaaggccaattatatatatatatatgggtaTATCCCctataatatttttcagaTTGATatctataataattattattattttgtataggGACCACGAAATCCAAGAGTAGAATCATAGACTTTATGTTATAAACTaatgattaatttattatttcttttagataaacattgatataaaaaactatatacTTAAATCCCAACGTGAGTTGGTTTAGTGGATGTTGATCTCTAATGACTAGAGGTTCAAATTTCTATCATGCAAAGTTGTTGTAACtcgaaaaaatatatataacaattgtTAGGGTTAGAGACGAAGTTGTTCTCTAGGATGggaaattatatcaattacaGTTGAACTAAATTCACTTGAGatcaatttaattgatttaagtATATATCCTTGATCGAAGAGTCGAAGCTTGAAAATTAAACGATGATAGAAAGATTAAAGTCAAGGAATGTTTGATTTAGCTTTACAATCTTTAGGGTTTGGAAATTAAATGCTTAAAACctaccaaaatatatttatatagttaaataataattcgagtctttgaatttttatggTCTGTGGGCATTTCGTTCGTCAATTAACTTCACAactacatatttaatttagtttaagaattttgatttaaaaatttatagtaaatagtaaataccAAGTTATAAACCTAACTAATAAAACAACACATTTTTGAACAACAACAAATCACTCTATGATTACTTTTACTATATAGTTATAATGAACATTAGTAAATtcttagtatatatatatttggatatttttcttttgaattcatatgatatttttcttaataaatgaattttgttaatgaaaaattcttagtttttaatatttcacaaatataaatgcattatatatttctaaaaataatgatagattttttttttttttttttgaacttaTGGTGATGAAAAGATTTGAAAGTTGAATTggagaataagaaaaaaagatgagaagTAACATCAATTAAAAGGGTGTAGAATTAAATAGAAATGTAGTCccaatacattttaaattaatggaatatcaaataattgaatggTCACCAAATCCAAGCTTTaagaaagagaacaaaatttgGTCCAAGTAGGGATGCTAAGTCTTGTCCAATTAATTTTTGCCCCCACATTAACATtatcatcatttttaattttacaaactatatatatacaatattttaccaaaatttcaatctttCACCCCTTTATCCTTATACAACAAAACACCATCCACCTTActctatatgtatatatatatatcatgaattaattatagttCTTTAACCTAAATTATCTCTAACGTGTCTAATCTTAGGTTGGTTAGTCGTTTTCAAAGTTTTTGTAACATATTCTTGTGTGAGTGTCATTTCTATctcatttgtttaaattaacaaTGAGCACGTGTGATGAAAatgtaaagttttaaaataatatttagctatacaaaaaaagtaaactcAAAGATTTGTAGTTTctagaaatatattaaataaatataggcaaaatgaaaaaatttaaagatttttatttagtgTGTAATATCTCATGTTGTCGATCATGAAACTTACTTACATATTTCTCCATATTTCAAAACTCGAAATTTTTTATCGATATTTATAACCGGTCCCACGTATAGATTatgattgaaaaattattggataaaatttaataaaaaatataaattaaataggaATGGAAAGGATTGgttaaaagagaaatagagattgtaaatataattagactttaatatatatatatatatatatataatttatttattatcacCAACCAATATAATAAGAGAAGAGACAGTGACATTGATTTGTTGAAGTGATTTTTGGTTGATattcttttgaagaaatttgatcaATCCGTGACCAAATCCATCAACCAAttaatgaaaacaataaatattttttcacttCAAAATCCCTAACcgaacaaatatattattttgaaactttagaaACTAAACGTAAACTAAAAATGCCAATAAACTTTAGGTATACgaggaaaaaatatttttttgtttataggTTTTGAACTTGGTTTCTATTTAGCGTGACATATTTAATCGTGAAAAAAAgttactttttattaaaatgttgactAATGGTTTGTATACATAAAATGACAGCTTGACTAAGATAATCACATCTTAAAactaaatgaattttgttttgaatatatctATATGATGACTATTGGACACGGTATTCGTTTGTAAGTCACATCGAATTGAGATGACGAAGATAAACAAAggttaagaaagaaaaaggtgttTTTAGGTGAAATTGAAGTTTCACATATGCTATAATTCACTCATTAATTCAACCATGTAAGGGA of the Cucumis sativus cultivar 9930 chromosome 3, Cucumber_9930_V3, whole genome shotgun sequence genome contains:
- the LOC105434990 gene encoding glycine-rich cell wall structural protein 1; its protein translation is MANYKLNLMLVMAMAMAAFAFHVTARTVPNDQAAKGLNDQKNFLNYGGVGGFSGIGDSGLPFGGGIGGGGLGGGGGLGGLGGGIGGFGGVGIGGIGGGVGGGVIGGIGGIGGGGGLVKLP